The Tenebrio molitor chromosome 5, icTenMoli1.1, whole genome shotgun sequence genome has a segment encoding these proteins:
- the LOC138130177 gene encoding probable multidrug resistance-associated protein lethal(2)03659: MDHSARPPKETNPRETTNLISLFSFFYTLRLFRKGAKRELEEEDLYEVLSKCKASKLGDRMEQEWEKQKEKGKKNSILRLVMACYGVEIFLLGLTQLVEKIAVITLQPHALSKLVSYFSPGQTEMTRQDLYFYSGLLIGINVVDCIYHHNYYLAVLELHVKIRAAFSSFIYRKTLKLSPDRLGDISIGKIVTLITKDVPSLENFSYLVNDIWLAFAKTAIVCFIVYRKIGVAVLAGVGFFVIILPLQVYMGTWAAKLRMKMCKKVDERIQLTQEILSAIRIIKTYTWEKFFHGRILDSRMKEIRSMHAIFYLKFIILQIGALNGNIAFYLLIMTYKWLGNPITAEIIYFIDSCFQILTHTLGLRFPLAISQIAEITTSIKRVGNVLKALEIEEARKETNLVIKPKVLVKDVDVTFRKIKILHSVNLDLEMGVTLVTGSVGSGKSFLLKTILQDYECSSGSVVTQGRVSYASQEPWLFPSSIKQNILFGEKYDDARYQEVLKVCALVYDLDLLVAGDSTIVEDRGINLSKGQQARINLARAVYKDAEIYLLDDCLSALDAHVTDFIFKECIQKFLQNKLVIFVSHNVSHVKEVDNVAIMHHGTITSFVKSAEISEKDILEEIIDDAIVEEREETELITETTKERKVYQEVKKKGEVDFAVYKKYVQYGGGIVAFIYVILAYGVAQFVQSYGDKLVSQWVNLEQKISNFSLYNETTEESESELATERDYVLYLLAAMIILTTVFNLGRTFGFYTVMRRASINIHKHMITNVMNATMQFFDSNFIGNILNRFSKDLTVIDEHLPFIFHQVFRTFLVIIGVMVLIATVNTFFLLPTFLFLGVLLILRVYYLKTARSLKRLDATTRSPVVGHLNATLEGLTTIRACKAETILRDEFDRHQDLYTSATYVFYCSSRAFAFLLDMLCLIFISTIIVRFAVLDEEIPAGSVGLAISQALRMTGNLQWGIRIWAEMENSMTSVERVLEYTDVKQESVQGQALDNWPQKGTVKYENVYLSYNSSDEYVLKKINFTVNPEEKIGIVGRTGAGKSSIISTLFRLYDVEGTITIDGVDTKSLTLDFLRKQISIIPQDPVLFTGTIRDNIDPEGLYTDDEIWTAVETAHLKKLVPSLDHEITENGSNFSVGQRQLICLARALIRNNKIIVLDEATASMDPETDALIYDTIHKNFAACTVVTIAHKLHSIIDADKVIVMDKGEIVECDDPGTLLKNKEGLFYKMVKKSGLLTAMVS; encoded by the exons ATGGACCACAGTGCAAGACCACCGAAAGAAACAAACCCCAGAGAAACAACAAATCTCATTTCACTTTTCTCATTCTT CTACACTCTGAGATTGTTCAGGAAAGGAGCGAAACGCGAATTGGAAGAGGAAGATCTGTACGAAGTCTTGTCCAAATGCAAGGCGAGTAAGTTGGGGGATCGAATGGAACAAGAATGGGAGAAGCAGAAAGAGAAAGGGAAGAAGAACTCGATTTTGCGGCTGGTGATGGCTTGCTACGGtgtagaaatatttttgctgGGGTTAACCCAGCTGGTCGAAAAGATCGCAGTGAT AACTTTGCAACCGCACGCCTTGAGCAAATTAGTTTCTTACTTCAGCCCTGGCCAAACAGAAATGACTCGACAAGATCTCTATTTTTACTCCGGTCTCTTGATAGGAATCAATGTGGTAGATTGCATTTATCACCACAACTACTATTTAGCTGTGCTAGAATTGCACGTCAAGATACGAGCAGCTTTTTCCTCTTTCATTTATAGAAAAACTTTAAAACTGAGTCCGGACCGCTTGGGAGACATCTCCATCGGAAAAATTGTCACACTCATCACCAAAGACGTTCCTTCTTTGGAAAACTTCTCATATTTAGTCAACGACATATGGCTTGCTTTTGCCAAAACTGCGATCGTTTGTTTCATCGTATACAGAAAAATCGGTGTGGCGGTTCTTGCAGGAGTCGGTTTCTTTGTCATCATTCTACCTCTTCAAG TATATATGGGCACGTGGGCGGCTAAATTGCGAATGAAGATGTGCAAAAAGGTGGACGAGCGAATACAACTAACTCAGGAAATCTTGTCAGCGATCAGGATAATCAAAACGTACACTTGGGAAAAATTTTTCCACGGTAGAATTCTAGATTCCAGAAT GAAGGAAATTCGAAGCATGCACGCGATCTTCTACTTGAAATTTATCATACTACAAATCGGGGCGTTGAACGGAAACATTGCCTTCTATCTTCTGATAATGACGTACAAGTGGCTTGGAAATCCCATCACAGCAGAAATCATCTACTTCATCGACAGTTGCTTCCAAATACTGACTCACACATTAGGCTTACGTTTCCCTTTGGCTATATCACAGATTGCGGAGATCACAACTTCGATCAAAAGAGTCGGAAATGTTTTGAAAGCTTTGGAGATAGAAGAAGCGCGGAAAGAGACCAACTTGGTGATCAAGCCGAAGGTCTTGGTCAAAGACGTCGATGTCACTTTCCGAAAGATCAAAATTCTTCATTCTGTCAATCTAGATCTCGAAATGGGAGTCACTCTAGTGACTGGATCCGTAGGAAGCGGGAAAAGCTTCTTGCTGAAGACCATCCTCCAGGATTACGAATGTTCAAGTGGCAGTGTCGTCACCCAAGGACGTGTGTCGTACGCGTCCCAAGAACCCTGGCTCTTTCCTTCTTCCATCAAACAGAACATCCTGTTTGGGGAAAAATACGACGACGCTCGGTACCAAGAGGTACTCAAAGTGTGCGCTTTGGTGTACGATTTGGACCTGCTCGTAGCTGGAGACAGTACCATCGTCGAAGATCGAGGAATCAATTTGAGCAAAGGACAACAAGCTAGAATCAATCTAGCCCGCGCGGTCTACAAAGACGCGGAAATATATCTCTTGGATGATTGCCTCTCAGCTCTGGACGCTCACGTCACCGACTTCATATTCAAAGAGTGCATACAGAAGTTTTTGCAAAACAAACTGGTCATTTTTGTCAGTCATAATGTCAGTCACGTCAAAGAGGTGGACAATGTTGCGATCATGCACCACGGAACGATCACGTCTTTTGTCAAGTCGGCGGAGATCTCAGAAAAAGACATTTTGGAAGAGATCATTGACGATGCGATTGTTGAAGAACGTGAAGAGACCGAACTGATTACTGAGACAACTAAAGAAAGGAAAGTGTATCAAGAAGTGAAGAAGAAAGGAGAGGTGGACTTCGCCGTGTACAAAAAATACGTACAGTATGGTGGAGGGATTGTTGcatttatttatgtcattttGGCGTATGGGGTGGCACAGTTCGTTCAGAGCTATGGTGACAAATTAGTCAGTCAATG GGTGAATCTAGAACAGAAGATTTCCAATTTCTCTTTGTACAACGAGACCACAGAAGAATCAGAAAGCGAACTAGCCACAGAACGTGACTACGTCCTCTACCTGCTTGCCGCAATGATCATTTTGACCACAGTTTTCAATTTGGGTCGCACCTTCGGCTTCTACACCGTGATGAGACGCGCCTCGATCAATATCCACAAACACATGATAACCAACGTGATGAACGCGACGATGCAATTTTTCGACTCCAACTTCATCGGCAACATCTTGAACAGGTTCTCCAAAGATCTGACCGTCATCGACGAGCATCTACCCTTCATATTCCACCAAGTCTTTAGA ACCTTCTTGGTGATAATAGGCGTGATGGTCTTGATCGCAACCGTCAACACGTTCTTCCTTCTACCGACGTTCTTGTTTCTGGGGGTGTTGCTAATCCTGAGAGTCTACTATCTCAAAACTGCGCGCAGTTTGAAGAGGCTGGATGCCACAA CCCGTAGTCCCGTTGTTGGCCACCTGAACGCCACTCTTGAGGGTCTTACTACGATCAGAGCGTGCAAAGCTGAGACAATCTTGAGGGATGAGTTCGATCGCCATCAAGATCTGTACACTTCTGCGACCTACGTCTTCTACTGTTCTTCGAGAGCGTTCGCGTTCTTACTCGACATgctttgtttgatttttatatCAACTATTATAGTGAGGTTTGCGGTTCTCGACGAGG AAATCCCAGCAGGTAGCGTTGGCCTCGCTATATCGCAAGCGCTTAGAATGACAGGCAATTTGCAATGGGGGATCAGGATATGGGCGGAGATGGAAAACTCGATGACTTCAGTGGAACGAGTCCTGGAATACACCGACGTAAAGCAAGAGAGTGTGCAAGGACAAGCTTTGGACAATTGGCCACAAAAAGGAACTGTCAAATACGAGAACGTGTACTTGTCGTACAACAGCTCCGACGAGTACGTCTTAAAAAAGATAAACTTCACGGTCAATCCTGAAGAGAAAATCGGAATCGTTGGTAGAACAGGAGCTGGCAAGTCGTCGATCATCTCCACTTTGTTCCGATTGTACGACGTCGAAGGAACAATCACGATTGACGGCGTTGACACAAAATCGCTAACACTGGATTTCCTCAGGAAGCAGATTTCTATAATCCCTCAAGATCCAGTTTTGTTCACTGGTACCATCCGCGACAATATCGACCCCGAAGGACTCTACACCGACGACGAGATCTGGACGGCTGTGGAAACTGCACACCTGAAGAAACTGGTTCCTAGTTTGGACCACGAAATCACCGAAAACGGGTCCAACTTCAGTGTGGGGCAAAGACAATTGATTTGTCTGGCGAGGGCTCTCATCCGCAACAACAAGATTATCGTTTTGGACGAGGCTACGGCCAGCATGGATCCGGAAACTGACGCTTTGATCTACGACACAATTCACAAGAATTTTGCGGCTTGTACTGTGGTCACCATAGCGCACAAGTTGCACTCGATTATAGATGCCGATAAAGTGATCGTCATGGACAAAGGGGAAATTGTGGAATGTGACGATCCAGGCACCTTGTTGAAAAACAAAGAGGGTCTGTTCTACAAGATGGTCAAAAAGTCGGGACTTTTGACGGCAATGGTGTCGTGA
- the LOC138130330 gene encoding ATP-binding cassette sub-family C member 4-like: MDHLEKQQRKSHPRDRNNIISNIFFLYAIKLFTKGYKKDLEESDLYEVLHDYRSKKLGDELEAEWDKQKKNRKNLSVVRLMLRCYGPSYLLLGFMQLLINMCNILTQPYALGKLVSYFTPGQTDLTKQDACFYAAVVIGFNLFERLYKHNYFLLLGGFGIKVRAAFCSFMYRKALKLSPAHLGDFTIGKIVTLITKDVDCFEAFVDFGNDIWIGVIKTLVTSVILYMRIGVASLAGVGFFLLVMPVQVYLGMLVTSMKMKMCKKTDERLQITQETLSAIRIIKMYTWEKIFDSKISTARKKEVNTTYKIFFIRFLIITIGSVNSHVAFYLMFMTYIWLGNTITAETVYFILGTFQALTYGLTILFPIGVYQTAELRSAIKRIGQVVKAIEIEAEEPTQHISILPKIHLKNVTVSIRNNKILQNVELNIDRGLTLITGPVGSGKTFLLKTILQDYKPEEGSLTIQGTISYASQEPWLFPSSIKQNILFGQKYDEKRYNEVLKICALIYDLELLESGDNTIVEDRGINLSKGQQARINLARAIYKDSDIYLLDDSLAALDAHVSSFIFKECILRFLKDKLVVLVSHNVDYVKNADATVVLQNGRVEQCGKLTELNENEFSPPDDDTKNVRDGDIEEEAPSEETKLITETTTERKVYHEEKKSGEVDSAVYKKYIRFGGGFFAFFLVFCIFVAAQVVMSYTDKLVSDWVNLEEKIFNYTVANATNSTEDEELQQQRTKMFYMYSFMTVATAVTSLGRVVGLLLFGRSAAMKLHKYMISTIVNASMRFFDTNFIGNILNRFSKDLTTVDDAIPFAFYHVFRVLLVLIGIVTLIASVSPSSLILTGIFLVVLILLRRYCLRTSRSLKRLDALTRSPVVGHLNATLEGLTTIRAFKAEAILKDEFDRHQDLYTSASYVLVSSMRAFAFTLDTLCGFLIGFIIARFLIIDNDILAGHVGLAITQALNLTGTLQWGIRQWAEIENRMTSVERVLEYTEVKRENRQGLELEDWPKRGEVKYENVFLSYTNSSENVLKNINFTVLPNEKIGIVGRTGAGKSSIIATLFRLYEVEGKITIDGVDTKTLSLDSLRANISIIPQDPVLFTGTIRDNIDPTRRYTDDEIWKAIDTANLKPLVPSLDFEIIESGSNFSIGQRQLICLARALIQKNKIIVLDEATANMDPETDHLIHKTIRDNFEGCTVFTIAHKLHSILHSDKVMVMDKGEIVEYDAPEKLLERKEGSFYRMATKAGLSVSN, encoded by the exons ATGGACCATTTGGAGAAGCAACAGCGAAAAAGTCACCCTCGTGATCGCAACAACATCATCTCAAACATCTTCTTCCT TTACGCAATCAAACTGTTCACGAAAGGCTACAAAAAAGATCTAGAAGAGAGCGACTTGTACGAGGTGTTACACGACTACCGATCGAAGAAACTGGGCGACGAGTTGGAAGCAGAATGGGACAAGCAAAAGAAGAATCGAAAAAATCTGTCAGTGGTTCGATTGATGTTAAGATGTTACGGCCCTTCGTACCTCTTACTCGGCTTCATGCAACTCTTGATCAACATGTGTAACAT ATTGACTCAGCCGTATGCTTTGGGCAAACTCGTCTCGTACTTCACGCCCGGTCAGACCGACTTGACCAAACAAGACGCTTGTTTCTATGCGGCGGTCGTGATCGGGTTCAACTTGTTCGAACGTCTGTACAAGCACAACTACTTCCTTTTGTTGGGAGGATTCGGGATCAAAGTGCGAGCAGCTTTCTGCTCCTTCATGTACAGAAAAGCGCTCAAGCTGAGTCCCGCCCACTTGGGAGACTTCACCATAGGGAAGATCGTCACTCTGATCACCAAAGACGTGGACTGTTTCGAAGCTTTCGTCGATTTCGGAAACGACATCTGGATCGGAGTGATCAAGACGTTGGTCACTTCTGTCATCCTCTACATGCGAATTGGAGTAGCTTCTTTGGCAGGTGTCGGGTTCTTTCTGCTGGTGATGCCGGTGCAGG TGTATCTTGGGATGTTGGTGACTtcgatgaaaatgaaaatgtgcAAGAAGACAGACGAGAGGTTGCAAATCACTCAAGAGACTTTGTCGGCAATCAGAATCATCAAGATGTACACTTGggagaaaatttttgactcGAAGATCTCCACTGCCAGAAA GAAAGAAGTGAACacaacttacaaaattttcttcatcaGATTTCTGATTATTACAATCGGGAGTGTAAACTCTCACGTAGCCTTCTACCTCATGTTCATGACTTACATTTGGCTTGGAAATACCATCACAGCAGAGACTGTCTACTTCATTCTTGGAACGTTCCAAGCTCTGACCTACGGTCTCACCATACTGTTCCCCATAGGTGTGTACCAGACTGCTGAGCTGAGATCTGCTATTAAGCGAATAGGACAAGTGGTGAAAGCGATCGAAATCGAAGCAGAAGAACCGACCCAGCACATCTCGATTCTTCCAAAGATTCATCTGAAAAACGTGACGGTGTCAATCCGGAACAACAAGATTCTACAAAACGTAGAACTAAACATAGACAGAGGTTTGACTCTAATCACTGGACCTGTAGGAAGCGGCAAAACGTTTCTCTTGAAGACCATCTTGCAAGACTACAAACCAGAAGAAGGGAGTTTGACGATCCAAGGTACTATATCGTACGCCAGTCAAGAACCGTGGCTGTTTCCCTCGTCCATCAAGCAAAACATCCTGTTTGGTCAGAAGTACGACGAGAAGCGCTACAACGAAGTGTTGAAGATTTGCGCGTTGATCTACGACTTGGAACTGTTGGAATCTGGTGACAACACCATCGTCGAAGACCGCGGGATCAACTTGAGCAAAGGCCAACAAGCTAGAATCAATCTAGCCAGAGCGATTTACAAAGACAGCGACATCTACCTCTTGGACGACTCTTTGGCAGCACTGGACGCACACGTCAGTTCCTTCATTTTCAAAGAGTGCATCTTGCGGTTCTTGAAGGACAAACTGGTGGTTCTGGTCAGTCATAACGTGGACTACGTGAAAAACGCTGACGCTACTGTCGTTTTGCAAAACGGCAGAGTGGAACAGTGCGGGAAACTGACGGAACTGAACGAGAACGAATTTTCGCCGCCTGACGACGACACCAAGAACGTGCGCGACGGTGACATCGAAGAAGAAGCTCCGAGTGAAGAGACCAAGCTCATCACGGAGACCACCACTGAGAGGAAAGTGTACCACGAGGAGAAGAAATCGGGCGAGGTTGACTCAGCCGTTTACAAAAAGTACATAAGATTCGGTGGTGGGTTCTTCGCCTTCTTCCTAGTCTTTTGCATATTCGTAGCGGCGCAGGTTGTGATGAGCTACACGGACAAACTAGTAAGCGACTG GGTGAATTTGGAAGAAAAGATCTTCAATTATACAGTCGCAAATGCAACTAATTCGACGGAAGATGAGGAACTGCAGCAACAACGAACCAAAATGTTTTACATGTACAGTTTTATGACGGTTGCTACAGCAGTCACGTCGCTGGGCCGAGTTGTTGGACTGTTGTTGTTTGGCAGAAGCGCAGCGATGAAGCTCCACAAATACATGATCTCGACGATTGTCAACGCATCGATGCGATTTTTCGACACCAATTTCATCGGCAACATTTTGAATAGGTTTTCTAAAGATCTGACAACTGTGGATGACGCGATACCGTTCGCTTTTTACCACGTTTTTAGA GTCCTGTTAGTTTTGATCGGAATCGTCACGCTCATAGCTTCCGTGAGTCCAAGTTCCCTCATCCTCACAGGAATATTCCTGGTCGTATTGATCCTCCTGAGACGATATTGTCTCCGGACTTCTCGAAGTTTGAAGAGATTGGACGCTTTGA CCAGAAGTCCAGTGGTGGGCCATTTGAACGCAACGCTTGAAGGCCTGACCACCATACGAGCCTTCAAAGCCGAAGCCATCCTCAAGGATGAATTCGACCGCCATCAAGACCTCTACACCTCAGCTTCGTACGTCCTCGTTTCCAGTATGCGAGCATTTGCATTTACGTTGGACACACTTTGCGGATTCTTGATAGGGTTTATAATCGCGCGATTTCTGATCATCGACAACG ATATCCTGGCGGGTCATGTTGGTCTGGCGATCACCCAAGCTCTGAACTTGACTGGCACTTTGCAATGGGGAATCAGACAATGGGCAGAGATAGAAAATCGAATGACTTCAGTCGAGAGAGTCCTCGAGTACACCGAAGTAAAACGAGAAAACCGACAAGGTTTGGAACTGGAAGACTGGCCAAAACGAGGCGAAGTTAAATACGAAAACGTCTTCCTATCTTACACGAACTCGagcgaaaatgttttgaaaaacatCAACTTCACAGTTCTTCCAAATGAGAAAATCGGAATAGTTGGAAGAACCGGAGCTGGGAAATCTTCAATCATCGCCACTCTCTTCCGGTTGTACGAAGTCGAAGGCAAAATCACCATAGACGGTGTAGATACCAAGACGCTATCGTTAGACTCGTTGAGAGCAAACATCTCCATAATCCCACAAGATCCAGTACTCTTCACCGGTACCATCCGCGACAACATCGACCCAACTCGACGATACACCGACGACGAGATCTGGAAAGCCATAGACACTGCCAATTTGAAGCCACTGGTACCGAGTCTCGACTTCGAGATCATCGAAAGCGGTTCCAACTTCAGCATCGGACAGCGACAGCTGATCTGTCTGGCGAGAGCTCTCATCCAGAAGAACAAGATCATCGTCTTGGACGAGGCCACAGCCAATATGGATCCAGAAACGGACCACTTGATCCACAAAACGATCAGAGACAATTTCGAAGGCTGCACGGTTTTCACCATCGCCCACAAACTACACTCCATTTTGCACAGCGATAAAGTCATGGTCATGGACAAAGGAGAGATCGTCGAGTACGACGCGCCAGAGAAGTTGCTCGAGAGGAAGGAAGGGAGCTTTTACAGGATGGCAACGAAAGCTGGACTGTCTGTGTCGAATTAA
- the LOC138130332 gene encoding ATP-binding cassette sub-family C member 4-like: MNHLPKRQRKTHPKETVNVLSNVSFFYVLRLFKKGYKNEFEQEDLYDVPRALKSEKLGAVLERQWKEQKNPKLIRLLCSSFGICYFSLGLMKLLANTLFLIIHPYALSRLLSYFSPGQDLSKNHAYFYATLVTVFSIAQTIFSHNYFLFLTGLGIRIRTALCSFLYRRLLQMSSNHSRKIPFGRIVTLLTKDVQTFESFVKCGNELWIGIVKLMASSYILYDKTGPSGLAGLAVFAIAVPLHGYLGQNIMLLKKRMCEETDERLQTTHEALSAIKSVKMNTWEGYICSKVSKARKKEVQTIFEIQILTFIGLTIGGLTSRAAVHVLIMTHVWLANDTTAETIFFSLNCYYLLSDSLATLLPLAVYKASELVAAIKRLEEFVEDPHREQEISTKSCSTSKISLFGDNKKNEKLENGLTVVTGPIGSGKTLLLKTTLENLHQEDRNLVQKSVSYVPQDPWCFPSTVRQNILFGNKYEEKRYRTVLEVCDLLHDLELMENGDLTVIQNGGFNLSKDQQVKINLARGVYKKSDIYLIDDCLSCLDIQMSDFIFSECVLNFLKDKTVVLVSHNWKYLERSNKVVNVNNGSTVDMVNTYKFKNGDDTNGDKMFPGKLAKTKKKSTDVESKLLLENTTDTDVYHEVKKSGEVDVRIYQEYLKLAGGLTLFLIVFCVFVLTQIVTTSTDDLVTSWVNLEVFATQTNATLLERLERRREVVPSFYTLMTLLEVVTSLAKYCAIFLLSRKISTELHRKLITNIVRAPMTFFHTNLIGNILNRLSEDLVTIDEVVPLVITNLFQNFLKFVEIITLTAHINPLLLVPTSFLATLLIFFRGWCLHTGRSLKRLAAGTRSPVIGHMKDTLEAMTTIKAFHAETRLKDEFNDHLDVNTSACYILQCTTTGFGFFVEIICNLYVGIVIVVLLTVHDPVNPKSNLFEDVGFVITHTFLLIQLLQRVLYQWTEVETQITALERIFEYVDVESESQVGKTFENWPKFGEMELENNSEDKFFVGLVKAHEKIGISGTSESSKSLIISRLLRLYPSHDTTIIDGVDIKALSLNSLRSKISVLSQDPLVLSGTIRDNIDPNGKHTDEEIWRVIEVVGLKSVIFDLDSVVLAGGSNFSQGQKQLLCLARALALGNKIVIVDNITAQLDSQTRCLVRDVIKTSFSFCTCIIFDQHLCSTLRCDRNI, from the exons ATGAACCATCTACCAAAACGACAGAGAAAAACCCACCCCAAAGAGACGGTCAACGTACTTTCGAATGTATCATTTTT TTACGTCCTGAGACTGTTCAAAAAAGGTTACAAAAACGAATTTGAACAAGAAGATTTGTACGATGTACCAAGAGCTCTCAAATCAGAAAAACTGGGAGCTGTTTTGGAACGCCAATGGAAAGAGCAAAAGAACCCCAAATTAATTCGTTTGCTGTGTAGCTCCTTTGGGATTTGTTATTTCAGCCTGGGCCTCATGAAGCTACTAGCAAATACGCTTTTTTT aaTAATCCACCCTTACGCTTTATCTAGACTGCTTTCTTATTTCTCACCAGGACAAGATCTCTCCAAAAATCACGCCTACTTCTACGCAACGCTTGTAACGGTCTTCAGCATCGCTCAGACCATCTTCAGTCACAACTACTTCCTGTTTTTGACAGGACTCGGAATACGAATTCGCACGGCTTTGTGTTCGTTTCTTTACAGAAGACTGCTACAGATGAGTTCAAATCATTCGAGGAAAATTCCATTCGGAAGGATTGTCACGCTTTTGACAAAAGACGTCCAAACATTTGAATCTTTCGTCAAGTGCGGAAACGAGCTCTGGATTGGGATTGTCAAACTTATGGCCAGTTCTTACATTCTTTACGACAAAACTGGACCATCTGGATTAGCTGGACTTGCAGTGTTTGCAATTGCAGTACCATTGCACG GATATCTTGGACAAAATATAATGTTGCTGAAGAAACGGATGTGTGAAGAAACTGATGAAAGACTCCAAACGACACACGAGGCGTTGTCAGCTATCAAAAGTGTAAAAATGAACACTTGGGAAGGTTACATTTGTTCTAAAGTTTCTAAGGCTAGGAA aaaagaAGTacaaacaatatttgaaatccagattttgacatttatcggATTGACCATTGGTGGTCTTACATCAAGAGCAGCAGTCCACGTCTTGATTATGACTCATGTTTGGCTCGCAAATGATACCACAGCAGAAACCATATTCTTCTCCTTAAACTGCTACTATTTGTTGTCAGACAGTTTGGCAACTCTTCTACCTTTAGCTGTTTACAAAGCATCAGAACTAGTCGCTGCTATTAAGAGACTCGAAGAATTCGTGGAAGATCCACATCGAGAACAAGAAATTTCTACCAAATCCTGCTCAACTTCAAAAATATCTTTATTTGGTGACAACAAGAAAAATGAGAAACTTGAAAACGGACTGACTGTGGTAACAGGTCCCATTGGTAGTGGTAAAACGTTGCTTTTAAAAACAACACTAGAAAATCTTCACCAAGAAGACAGGAATCTGGTACAAAAAAGTGTGTCTTATGTACCGCAAGATCCGTGGTGCTTTCCTTCTACTGTTCgccaaaatattctttttggAAATAAGTATGAAGAAAAACGTTATCGAACAGTTCTCGAAGTGTGTGATTTGTTGCACGATCTAGAATTGATGGAAAATGGCGACTTGACTGTAATTCAAAATGGTGGATTCAACTTAAGTAAAGATCAACAAGTCAAGATTAATCTAGCTCGTGGTGTTTACAAGAAAAGTGATATTTACTTGATAGACGACTGTTTATCGTGTCTCGACATTCAAATGAGTGATTTTATCTTCAGCGAAtgtgttttgaactttttgaaAGACAAAACAGTGGTCTTGGTGTCCCATAACTGGAAGTACCTTGAACGAAGTAACAAAGTGGTGAATGTGAATAATGGTAGTACTGTAGATATGGTAAATACGTATAAATTTAAGAACGGAGATGACACTAATGGTGATAAAATGTTCCCTGGAAAATTAGCGAAGACGAAGAAAAAGTCTACAGATGTAGAATCAAAATTACTATTGGAAAACACTACCGACACAGATGTTTACCATGAAGTAAAGAAATCAGGAGAAGTGGATGTCAGAATTTATCAAGAGTATTTGAAACTAGCTGGAGGTTTGACGTTATTTTTGATAGTATTTTGCGTTTTTGTACTGACTCAAATAGTGACGACTTCCACCGATGACTTGGTAACGTCATG GGTCAATTTGGAAGTCTTCGCCACGCAAACAAATGCGACATTACTTGAAAGACTGGAAAGAAGACGGGAAGTGGTACCTTCGTTCTATACTCTGATGACGCTCTTGGAAGTGGTGACTTCTTTGGCAAAATATTGTGCTATTTTTCTCCTAAGCAGAAAAATCTCAACCGAGCTGCACCGCAAACTCATCACTAATATTGTCAGAGCTCCCATGACATTTTTTCACACAAATTTGATCGGAAATATTTTGAACCGATTATCTGAAGACCTTGTCACAATCGATGAAGTGGTACCACTCGTGATTACCAACTTGTTTCaa AATTTTCTGAAATTCGTAGAGATAATCACACTGACAGCGCACATAAATCCTCTTCTGCTAGTACCGACGTCCTTTCTAGCAACACTCTTGATTTTCTTTCGAGGATGGTGTCTTCACACTGGACGAAGCCTGAAAAGACTAGCTGCTGGCA CCAGAAGTCCTGTGATTGGTCACATGAAAGACACCCTGGAAGCGATGACAACAATCAAGGCCTTCCACGCGGAAACAAGACTGAAAGATGAATTTAATGACCATCTGGATGTAAACACTTCTGCGTGTTACATTCTCCAGTGCACCACGACAGGTTTTGGCTTCTTTGTAGAGATAATTTGCAATCTATATGTTGGAATCGTGATCGTGGTACTGTTAACAGTTCACGATCCGGTCAATCccaaaagtaatttgtttgaAGATGTTGGTTTTGTCATAACTCACACGTTCTTACTGATTCAACTTCTACAGCGAGTACTCTACCAATGGACAGAAGTAGAAACTCAGATTACTGCTTtagaaagaatttttgaatatgTTGACGTTGAAAGTGAAAGCCAAGTTGGGAAAACGTTCGAAAATTGGCCCAAATTTGGAGAAATGGAACTGGAGAATAATTCAGAAGacaaattttttgttggtcttgtcaaggcgcACGAAAAGATTGGAATCTCTGGAACAAGTGAATCTTCCAAATCACTCATAATTTCAAGATTGCTCAGATTGTACCCATCCCACGATACAACCATTATCGATGGTGTCGACATAAAAGCGCTCTCTTTAAACTCGCTCAGATCTAAAATTTCTGTACTTTCTCAAGATCCACTTGTTCTCAGTGGTACAATAAGAGACAATATCGATCCAAATGGAAAACATACAGATGAGGAAATCTGGAGGGTTATTGAAGTTGTGGGTTTGAAATCAGTCATTTTTGACTTGGATTCTGTGGTACTTGCCGGAGGTTCAAATTTTAGTCAAGGTCAAAAACAGTTGCTGTGTTTAGCGAGAGCTCTAGCTCTTGGTAATAAAATCGTAATTGTGGATAATATTACGGCACAGTTAGATTCACAAACAAGATGTCTGGTTCGTGATGTTATAAAAACTAGTTTTAGTTTTTGTACTTGTATCATATTTGATCAACACCTGTGTTCAACTTTGAGATGTGATAGAAATATATGA